From Rhododendron vialii isolate Sample 1 chromosome 7a, ASM3025357v1:
aaaatttgtgccaCAATGCTTGCATTAATTTGTGTACTAGAGTGTGTTAAATTTTGTAGTGTGCTAGCATGTATGCCAAGTTTGACAACTATGCTAATAAACTATAAGTGGGTCCCACCTCTAACACACATTTTAGAACACAAATTTACCAAACTCACTGTAGATGTTCTAACACACTCTCATGTTAACAATATCTAACACACATTTGTGAGATCCATTTTTATCATAATACAcattttaacaaatattttaacacacaaatatacCAAACCTCATTGCGGATATTCTAAGGTATGAGAGAGAATATGCAATTAATGTATGTCTCCATAgaaattttgatgagatttttcTCTACTTTAACAACTGTTTTTAGTCATTTACGAGGATTAGTTCATGAAATCTACAAactctttttactttttcaaggaaaaaaaaacactttgttACATCCCAAAATAATACAGTAAGCAAATAAAATGGGACGAAATAAGTAGCTCTCATAAATCCAGAAACATGGTTAAATCCACCCTTGCTAGAAGTTGAAAGTGAATTGACATAAAACGTGCCCACAAATTGCTACTCCAAAGGGTTGGCCAAACTAAAACAAATAcattttttctgaaattaaatACCTCTTTCTCAAATGCGAACCGTTGATTATCTCTGTAAATAGAAATACGGACAAATAGCACATTTTCATAGATAACTTGCATCAAATAAATAGCACATTTTCATAGATAACTTGCATCAAATTTTCATGTCTGAAACCAATTGAACAAGATGATACATTGGATTTAAATCAATGCCTCGTCACCCATTACAACgtaaagaaaacaaatcaaTGGATCATGACCCGTTACACAGTTAAACGCCCGAAATCTATCAATACACCAAACTCCACAAATACAAGTTAAATCAGATACAATGACGACAACAGAATAGGATATCGTTACCTGTAATTGTACACCTTGGACTGCAACTGCAGATCGGGTCTCCACCACTGGTGAATTCCATGAGCTTGTTTGAAATCTTCCGCGGGAATTAAATTAACAATTAAATGAGCTGAGGGAATAAGGTGCAACGGTTCTTCACTCTCCTTCCCCATTGCACTCATCACGAGACCCCCAAGCGAATTCTGGGTGGCCAACCTCTCGATACCCCCGGCTCCTATATCCTCCATCTTCTTCCTGTGATCGAAATACCCTATATACTCCGAGCAAATGTGATCACCCGGATGCACATACAGACGTGGGACCCATTCCGACAAGGCCACAAAAGGATCTTCCCTCTTCTGGTGGTGGCCGCGACGAGCCTTCAGAGCAACGGTGAGCCCTGCGGCTAGAAAACTGCTCGCAATTCGGATCCCATGCCTCACATTCTTGTCTTTAATTCTCTCAATAGGTGCAGAAAAGAAAGGCGGATTAAAGAGAAAAGCTTCAAGAAAAACGCCTGTTTTCGCCATGGTCTTTCCGGCGAGCATTGCCATGGCTGCCCCCATTGAATGGCCAGATAACCATATGTTCGAATTTCCGAATGCAGCAACTGCATTCCGAACGGATTGCATGGCAATCTCAAAACGGGATGTCTGGTGGAGCCCATTTTTGATGATGTGGAGGTCCAGTTGGAAATCCCTTAAAAATGCATCTCCCTTGGTTAGGGTGCCTCGGAAGGCAATTATGTAACGCGGAGTTCCTTTTATTGTTAAGTGCTTGGAGTAGGATGGTGGCATGAGTTCATAGATGGCGCCAAAGATGGAGTGGTCAGCATCATCAATGAGCTGAGTGTGCAATCGGAAACCAAAGAACTCCCACCAACGAGAAGCAAGAGCTTGGGGGCCATGTCTATTTTCCTGGCGGTCTCGCTCTAAGATGTAGACACCCTGTACCAAGCAAGCAGCAACAGACCTTCGGTGATCCACATTGCTCCTGCATAAGATAGCATAGGAATAAACCTTTTTGAATTTCCATtttgagaaagcaataagttcCTCTTATATAAACTGCAGCAGAAGCAAGCTTAGATTGATAATCAGGGGAAATGCCAATACGTCAAAAACCTATCAATTGTGCAAGTGGATTCAGCTGTGATCCTGCAGGCTGCTACATTGATGCATAAAATCTAAGAACTGGGGATGGCAACGTAGTATGTACTTGTATCTATTTTCGACCATCCCTTCACATTTTTCTTTTCGCACGTGTGTGCATGTATCTTCCGAAAGAACGAAAGGAAATGAACATTAATTTTCAAGTAACTACACACTGCCCTACTATATAAGCAATACAATGTTGGGTTTAAGATGTGTGCAAACAGGTCTTCAATGGTAGGACACACTAACAGAAAATGAGGAATTGAGAACATGCCATAGGAATTCCAAAAGTTCAACATAGTCAGAACAAGAAGTCAACGATTTCCCAAGAGAAGCCATCTCAGAGATGATTCTGATATTAGCGTAGAACATCTGTCTGAGTTATCCATAATGACTTCAATATTTGCGTCATCATCAACACACACTCCACGTCCACCTCCCAATATCTTCTCATATCCTTCAAATTCAATGCCATAAGAATGAAGGAGAAAAGGTCTTACCAGTCAACACAAGTTAGGTGTAAGGGTCCTGAAAGATCAAAACTTTCCTTTTCTGAGGTCATCGCATCTTAGTCGTGATGGTCTCTTCCTTATAATAGGAACATCTCTGCATAGCAAAGGGAAAAACCAGTCACTATTCAGAACTAGAAACATTCTTTGTGTAGTTTGATATGTATCAACTAACGTAAACAGAATCCTTCATATGCAATTTGATATGCATCAACTCACGTGACTTTCTAGTAGCTGAACCGGCATATTCAGAAACAAAACATGAATGGGGCACCAGATGAgacttgggaaaaaaaacacccacacaGACTAGCATACCCAGGAAGGAGAATGATCAAACCTCTTTGATAGTTACCAGTTCAACAAAATTTGACTATTGccttaacaaaaataaagcagaGTTCATACCCTACTTCTTGAActctgaaaaatattttcttagaAGGGACTTCTTATGTTTGGACGTATGCTATATTCTGGATAAATAAATCTCTCTTTCTGGTAGTGGTAGTCAGTCCAATAGTCTTAGTAGACTAAAAATTAAGTCCCAGGAACCCTCATATTCACAACACACATGACTTCAACAGAATTCAAGCTTGCCAACATGAATTAGAGTGGgggcaaaaaccaaaaaatatctGCCTTCCACatctaataaaaatttactGAATATGGTTTCAGTAATATCACATAGATAATATTCGCGTCTTGAGCATAATTGCCTAGTTTCCATCAACCACAGATTGTCAACTTTGATCCTGTGATTCCTGTCCTGATGTTTTAACACGTGACCCAACTTTGAAGAGCTGAAAACTCCATTTTGACTCTCAAACTGAGAAGATTATCACAAAAGAACTTTACATATCCCTTAATTATCACTAGATTCATTTGAGCCCTGTcaccaaaatcttattcttaATTTCTTTATACAATCGTGGTAGGACAGAGAATCAAACTGCGACATAGACCGATAAGGAAGGCATCATATCTACTAATCCAAGTTTTTGTAAAtaacacaagaaaacaaatactccGGGAAGAAAAACTTAGCTGCATCATAAAAAAGGAACCTACTTTTGAATCGTAATCTCAATATAGAAATATCGAAAAGCAATCTAGAAAAAGAATAGTACAAAACAcaagcaaaaaaacaaacaaaaaacatgaaTGTTAATTAGATCTCATTTGTGCCTTAGAAATGGAATGGAAAAGATGAGAAGACGTAAATCTCACCACATTTCGTGACCCCAAAAGCGATGCACATGGCCcagaaggaaggagagagagagagagtatggcctAGGCACTCCTTCAATGgatggatcttgtttaaatgGGAATTAGGATTTAGGGTATAAGCAATGCATTAGTAATTGAACATGGAGTACAAATTTAACATTGccgaggagggagggagggagggagagagagagaatataccTTGATGGATTTGAATCtgtcgctctctctctctctctttcctggGTCCGGGGAGAGACGAGCGGTTCAAATGTCGTTGTCAATCTTAATGCAATGCAGAAGTTGGACCCCTCTTTCTCTGTCTACCTGAATCTGATGGAGAAACCAGTGAGACGATGTCCGAAAATTGTTTGCATACGACGTCGTTCGCAGTACTTTTTTGACGATTTTCCCAAAACAAAGGTTACCAAAGGTGGCGTCCAGTCCTAAATCCTAATCAGAGAAAGTTGTTTCTGGTTGGCAGGCtattgttcttttatttttagcAAAATATCTTGTGACCTTCAACTTttatgaataatcaaaatttcagTTTTTTAAATTGGCTAAGACACCATTTCATTAAcacttttcctattttttctctttttatggGTTTcgtccttatttaaaaaaaattcatgtttgttagttttacccatctcttttttttactttttcgattcatctcgtaaaactaataaacgcgaaaaaaataaagatctaAAAATTCCTATTGGAACAAGGTCTAAAAGTTCGGGGTGAAATTTCCAAAGACCGATTCGGTTCAGTTAAATATTTTCCGGGCCGATCCCGACCGGTGTTTTTCGGTTCGGGATGGAGTTGGTTCAGTCGGGGATTTCGGCCCATCCGAAATGGGCCTTAGTTGGGCCCATTTGTAAAACAGTGGACCAATGCGCCTAAACCCATACCATTTAAATTAAACAAACCCCATATCATTCTCTCCCAACTTGACAGTGGGCCAAACGGCCAaacctgttttttattttaggaaattgacttctacactcccctttttaccacatacacttctttttttgtctttatttgatgtgaatttactctattgccccttaatgtgtaaaaaagtaaacttatgaaagggtaaaaaggtaaattcacatgaataaggacaaaaaaaggagtgtaggtGTAGAAATGgggagtgtagaagtcaatctcctttattttattcCAAAGCAAACACTactaatacatatatataataaacGGTCAAAATTAAACGCAATAAATTAACAGTCAAGATTAatgcaaattatataaaaatatagtcGGTTCAGTTTAGTTTCCGTTCGGTCCACTCCAAACCGAAAACATCCCGCCATCACCCTGATCAAAAACTGATCCGATCGatcgatttttttgaattttttcgacTCATCGGTTTTTGTAACACCTCTAATTAAAAGTACCAAAAGCGCTTTTTTTCATCACTGAAAGAGCCTTTTTCCTTGACAAAAAGGAGAGTGATTGTCTACGCAAGGGGCACCCCATGTGATGCGAAAgaaatggagaaaatgaagaTTAAACTCAAGCACTAGTTATAAATGAGGagggtttttttctttaacccaaaaatgttgtttttaTGTTACAATAGGGGAGTAAAAGAGAGCTCATTTTTCCAATTTAGCACAGTGATAAAGGTTGTATTGTTGTAGGTCCATCCCATACACACCACATATCATCAAAATTCCTCCTCcgcctttttttctctctctcttttaaacCAGGAAATCCCAAGTCTACACCATCATCGggaatggaaaatgaaaaattgcagtttcttgaaattaaaaataCCTCTTCTCAGATGCAAACAGGAGATGTTCTCTGTATATACAAGTATTGACAAAGTAGTCATCTGATTCAACAAAGGCCGCAACCTACTCACAAGCACTTTTGAAATGATTCGCGCAGGTAAATATTGCGCAAGCCTTATCGGTCTAAAATGGGCTAGCGCTTCGGGATGATCCTGCTTGGGAATTAAAGTAATAAGAGTCTGGTTTATACATTCAGCCTTTCCTAAATAACTTGCACCAAACAAAAAAGCACTCCAACACTGTGCTGTGCACCATCTGGGCCGTTTGTTGGC
This genomic window contains:
- the LOC131332247 gene encoding GDSL esterase/lipase At4g10955-like; translated protein: MTSEKESFDLSGPLHLTCVDWSNVDHRRSVAACLVQGVYILERDRQENRHGPQALASRWWEFFGFRLHTQLIDDADHSIFGAIYELMPPSYSKHLTIKGTPRYIIAFRGTLTKGDAFLRDFQLDLHIIKNGLHQTSRFEIAMQSVRNAVAAFGNSNIWLSGHSMGAAMAMLAGKTMAKTGVFLEAFLFNPPFFSAPIERIKDKNVRHGIRIASSFLAAGLTVALKARRGHHQKREDPFVALSEWVPRLYVHPGDHICSEYIGYFDHRKKMEDIGAGGIERLATQNSLGGLVMSAMGKESEEPLHLIPSAHLIVNLIPAEDFKQAHGIHQWWRPDLQLQSKVYNYSLANPLE